In Gemmatimonadetes bacterium T265, one DNA window encodes the following:
- the gaa_2 gene encoding glutaryl-7-ACA acylase translates to MLTPRTLPAALFLLTSAAATATATATSTASAQSAPTVDSAYVRAHYLKREVRIPMRDGVQLFTSIYVPRDTTHAYPVMLDRTPYSVAPYGADAFRPSLGPSSAFTREGFVFVYQDVRGRYMSEGAFYEMTPHNDRAHPATTVHRGTAADVPAGGRLPVNGILTDESTDTYDTIEWILKNVPHVAPRVGIWGISYPGFYTAAGSIDAHPALVASSPQAPMTDEASGDDVLHGGAQMLAANFGFDVCFSRPVPNPAPPVACPFDPGTPDGYAFYLAMGPVGPGSRRMAAEGFARGLKTPVNYASGDSLRIWEELIAHPNYDAYWAAKNTRPHLRDMRPAMLVVGGWYDAEDLFGALATYRAANAQSPRGDVRLVMGPWSHGQWSRGDADRLGNARFDAATGPWYRDSVEFPFFLHHLKGAPAPDLPEALVFETGRNAWRRYPQWPPAAARPMALTLGPAGTLALCPRGGANGTLTPACAAARAATGTDTYVSDPAHPVPFTEELDPEVPREYMTADQRLASRRPDVLVYQTAPLAEDVTIAGPVAPTLRVSTSGTDADYVVKLIDVFPDSAPDPAGLPEGFHYGGYQQLVRGEPMRARFRDSFTTPKPMTPNTPTRVAWTTPDVNHTFRRGHRIMVQLQSTWFPLVDRNPQTFVPNINFARPEDFKAATMRVYHGGIEGSKVEVLVMP, encoded by the coding sequence ATGCTTACGCCCCGCACGCTCCCCGCCGCCCTGTTTCTGCTCACCTCCGCGGCCGCAACCGCCACCGCCACCGCGACCTCCACCGCGTCCGCCCAGTCCGCCCCGACGGTCGACTCGGCCTACGTGCGCGCGCACTACCTCAAGCGCGAGGTGCGCATCCCGATGCGCGACGGGGTGCAGCTGTTCACGAGCATCTACGTCCCGCGCGACACGACGCACGCCTACCCGGTGATGCTCGACCGCACCCCGTACTCGGTCGCTCCGTACGGTGCCGACGCCTTCCGCCCCTCGCTCGGCCCGTCATCGGCCTTCACGCGCGAGGGCTTCGTGTTCGTCTACCAGGACGTGCGCGGGCGCTACATGAGCGAGGGCGCGTTCTACGAGATGACGCCGCACAACGACCGGGCGCACCCCGCCACCACGGTCCACCGCGGCACGGCGGCCGACGTGCCCGCGGGCGGCCGCCTACCGGTGAACGGCATCCTCACCGACGAGAGCACCGACACGTACGACACGATCGAGTGGATTCTGAAGAACGTGCCGCACGTCGCCCCGCGCGTCGGCATCTGGGGGATCAGCTACCCCGGCTTCTACACGGCGGCGGGGAGCATCGACGCCCACCCCGCGCTCGTCGCCTCGAGTCCGCAGGCGCCGATGACCGACGAGGCCTCGGGCGACGACGTGCTGCACGGCGGCGCGCAGATGCTCGCCGCCAACTTCGGCTTCGACGTGTGCTTCAGCCGCCCGGTGCCGAACCCCGCCCCGCCGGTCGCCTGCCCGTTCGACCCGGGGACGCCGGACGGCTACGCCTTCTACCTCGCGATGGGCCCCGTGGGCCCGGGCAGCCGGCGGATGGCGGCCGAGGGGTTCGCGCGCGGGCTCAAGACGCCGGTGAACTACGCGTCGGGGGATTCGCTGCGCATCTGGGAGGAGCTGATCGCCCACCCGAACTACGACGCCTACTGGGCGGCCAAGAACACGCGCCCGCACCTGCGCGACATGCGCCCGGCGATGCTCGTCGTCGGCGGCTGGTACGACGCCGAGGACCTTTTCGGCGCGCTCGCGACGTACCGCGCGGCGAACGCGCAGAGCCCGCGCGGCGACGTGCGCCTGGTGATGGGCCCGTGGTCGCACGGCCAGTGGTCGCGCGGCGACGCGGACCGGCTGGGCAACGCGCGCTTCGACGCCGCGACCGGCCCGTGGTACCGCGACTCGGTCGAGTTCCCCTTCTTCCTGCACCACCTCAAGGGCGCGCCCGCGCCCGACCTGCCCGAAGCGCTGGTCTTCGAGACGGGGCGGAACGCGTGGCGCCGCTACCCGCAGTGGCCGCCCGCCGCGGCGCGCCCGATGGCGCTCACGTTAGGCCCGGCGGGCACGCTCGCCCTCTGCCCGCGTGGAGGCGCGAACGGGACGCTGACGCCCGCGTGCGCCGCCGCCCGCGCGGCGACGGGCACCGACACCTACGTGAGCGACCCGGCACACCCGGTGCCGTTCACGGAGGAGCTGGACCCCGAGGTGCCGCGCGAGTACATGACGGCGGACCAGCGCCTCGCCTCGCGCCGCCCAGACGTCCTCGTCTACCAGACGGCGCCGCTCGCGGAGGACGTGACGATCGCGGGCCCGGTCGCGCCGACTTTGCGCGTGAGCACGAGCGGGACCGACGCCGACTACGTCGTCAAGCTGATCGACGTCTTCCCCGACTCCGCCCCCGACCCGGCGGGGCTCCCCGAGGGATTCCACTACGGCGGCTACCAGCAGCTCGTGCGCGGCGAGCCGATGCGGGCACGCTTCCGCGATTCGTTCACGACGCCCAAGCCGATGACGCCGAACACCCCGACGCGCGTCGCGTGGACGACGCCGGACGTGAACCACACCTTCCGCCGCGGGCACCGGATCATGGTGCAACTGCAGAGTACGTGGTTCCCGCTCGTCGACCGGAACCCGCAGACGTTCGTCCCGAACATCAACTTCGCACGGCCGGAGGATTTCAAGGCGGCGACGATGCGGGTGTACCACGGCGGGATCGAGGGGTCGAAGGTAGAGGTATTGGTGATGCCGTAG
- a CDS encoding folate hydrolase — translation MRGPVSAVTAARTPPALPDTTWHATPAPAVAGALLCARPVRPRAVRPHVGAFLSPDPPFVPRPLSTAGTSLAVAAACLWPTVRLVGAQPTTTQPAATQPAGAAPVTLVGYTPAHAAAEQALEASAVARPDPARAEAHSRALSAEAHVAGTPAQARTRDYVLAQLRAMGLPTETRAYRVFLPHATSVTVSYGGAAADSATLDLREPAVAGDTTSTLAQYPTVNGTSGAGEGVGEVVYANYGLIDDYRVLDSLGVSVRGKVVVARYGRSFRGIKAREAEKRGAAALLIYSDPQDDGYVRGDVYPEGPMRPAAGVQRGSVYNGDGDPSTPGYASAEHAPRLAESKMDIAHIPVVPISYGNARQLLAAVRGAGIPQPWQGGLPFRYHAGPGPVRARVRVADDRATNAYKTIWDTFGVVRGTDLADELVLIGGHRDGWGPGAADNVSGTTSVLEAARAVAEELKAGRRPRRTIVFATWDAEEWGLVGSTEFVEDDTLRLARHAVAYLNQDVAAQGVVFGGGGSPSLRGVLRNIVGQVPDPAGGSVLDAWRRRAAPRPSVTPGVPRADAPTDPVTGDPGGGSDFAGFYNHLGIPIAEWGFGGPAGVYHSQYDSFTWMRRFGDPGFRYHAAAARIGAAMVLRLADADVLPYDYAEYARTLVRALPALDARGATAGAGPTVTAPVAAALGAMERAATAFAAVRDSALAAATPPSARSLAAANEALKRVERTITRPEGLRTRTWFRNLVYAADEDNGYATVVFPSIAEALRDGDGARAGREAADLAGRIGAATGEIEAAGRALGGR, via the coding sequence ATGCGCGGGCCGGTGTCGGCCGTCACTGCGGCGCGCACGCCTCCGGCGCTGCCCGACACCACGTGGCATGCCACGCCAGCGCCGGCGGTGGCCGGCGCGTTACTGTGCGCGCGTCCGGTACGCCCCCGCGCGGTACGCCCCCACGTGGGTGCCTTTCTCTCTCCCGACCCGCCCTTCGTGCCTCGTCCCCTTTCGACGGCTGGTACCTCGCTGGCCGTCGCCGCCGCGTGCCTGTGGCCGACCGTCCGTCTGGTCGGTGCCCAGCCCACGACCACGCAACCTGCGGCCACGCAGCCGGCGGGTGCCGCGCCGGTCACCCTCGTCGGCTACACGCCCGCGCACGCGGCCGCCGAGCAGGCGCTCGAAGCGAGCGCCGTCGCGCGCCCCGACCCGGCGCGCGCGGAAGCGCACTCGCGCGCCCTCTCGGCGGAGGCGCACGTGGCGGGCACGCCCGCGCAGGCCCGCACGCGCGATTACGTCCTGGCGCAACTCCGCGCCATGGGACTGCCGACCGAAACCCGCGCGTATCGCGTCTTCCTGCCGCACGCGACGTCGGTAACCGTGTCGTACGGCGGCGCGGCGGCCGACAGCGCCACGCTCGACCTGCGCGAGCCCGCCGTGGCTGGCGATACGACGAGCACGCTCGCGCAGTACCCGACGGTCAACGGTACGAGCGGCGCGGGCGAGGGGGTGGGCGAGGTCGTCTATGCCAACTACGGCCTCATCGACGACTACCGCGTCCTCGACTCGCTTGGCGTGTCGGTGCGCGGCAAGGTCGTCGTGGCGCGCTACGGGCGGAGCTTCCGCGGGATCAAGGCGCGCGAGGCGGAGAAGCGCGGCGCGGCGGCGCTCCTCATCTACAGCGACCCGCAGGACGACGGCTACGTGCGCGGCGACGTCTACCCCGAGGGGCCCATGCGCCCCGCGGCCGGCGTGCAGCGCGGCTCGGTCTACAACGGCGACGGCGACCCGAGCACTCCAGGCTACGCGAGCGCCGAGCACGCGCCGCGGCTCGCCGAGTCCAAGATGGACATCGCGCACATTCCCGTCGTGCCGATCTCGTACGGCAACGCGCGGCAGCTACTGGCCGCGGTGCGCGGCGCAGGCATCCCGCAGCCGTGGCAGGGGGGCTTGCCGTTCCGCTACCACGCGGGGCCCGGCCCCGTGCGCGCGCGGGTGCGCGTCGCCGACGACCGGGCGACGAACGCGTACAAGACGATCTGGGACACGTTCGGCGTCGTGCGCGGTACCGACCTCGCCGACGAACTCGTGCTGATCGGCGGACACCGCGACGGCTGGGGCCCGGGCGCGGCCGACAACGTGAGCGGCACGACGAGCGTGCTCGAGGCGGCGCGCGCCGTCGCGGAGGAGCTCAAGGCGGGACGGCGGCCGCGTCGCACGATCGTCTTCGCGACGTGGGACGCCGAAGAGTGGGGACTCGTGGGATCGACCGAGTTCGTCGAGGACGACACGCTCCGCCTGGCACGGCACGCGGTGGCGTACCTCAACCAGGACGTCGCGGCGCAGGGGGTGGTGTTCGGCGGCGGCGGGTCGCCGTCGCTCCGCGGCGTCCTCCGGAACATCGTCGGCCAGGTCCCCGACCCCGCGGGGGGCAGCGTACTTGACGCGTGGCGCCGCCGCGCCGCGCCGCGCCCGTCGGTCACGCCGGGGGTGCCGCGCGCGGACGCGCCGACCGACCCGGTGACGGGCGACCCGGGCGGCGGGAGCGATTTCGCGGGTTTCTACAACCATCTGGGGATCCCGATCGCCGAATGGGGCTTCGGCGGTCCGGCCGGCGTCTACCACTCGCAGTATGACTCGTTCACCTGGATGCGCCGCTTCGGCGACCCGGGGTTCCGCTATCACGCGGCCGCGGCGCGCATCGGGGCGGCGATGGTCCTCCGCCTCGCGGACGCGGACGTGCTGCCCTACGACTACGCGGAGTACGCCCGCACGCTCGTTCGGGCATTGCCCGCGCTCGACGCGCGCGGCGCGACGGCCGGCGCGGGCCCGACGGTTACCGCGCCGGTCGCCGCGGCACTCGGCGCGATGGAGCGCGCGGCGACGGCGTTCGCGGCTGTGCGCGATTCGGCGCTCGCCGCGGCGACGCCGCCGTCAGCCCGGTCGCTCGCAGCAGCGAACGAGGCGCTCAAGCGGGTGGAGCGCACGATCACGCGCCCCGAAGGGCTGCGGACGCGGACGTGGTTCCGGAACCTGGTCTACGCGGCGGACGAGGACAACGGCTACGCGACGGTGGTGTTTCCGTCGATTGCGGAGGCACTGCGGGACGGAGACGGCGCGCGGGCAGGGCGGGAGGCCGCGGATCTGGCGGGGCGGATCGGGGCGGCGACGGGGGAGATTGAAGCGGCGGGGAGGGCGTTGGGCGGACGGTAG
- the ada gene encoding bifunctional transcriptional activator/DNA repair enzyme protein Ada, which yields MTDIHRITDPDARWAAVLDRDAAADGHFVYAVQSTRIYCRPSCPSRRPRRERVTFFDAPAAAAGAGFRACRRCAPDAAGTAPRTRTAAAVERARALLDAAAAAGGDRVSLGALAGATGVSAAHLQRAFTRIVGVSPARYAAARRAARWKAALRREGSVSRATYNAGYAAASRAYAVADAHLGMTPAAYRRGGAGVRLWWTTFDTPLGRALAAATARGVCAVLLAGVGEDDTALEAALAAEYPAAERHLAGDAADDDGEVVAALALLDATLAAVRARAGGRSEASLATGDVLPVDAAGTAWQRQVWDALRAIPAGETRTYAELAAALGRPTAARAVARACATNRVALVVPCHRVVPAGAAARRFAAAAVSGYRWGPALKARLLTIERAVARDDARGGAAEVDRPQR from the coding sequence ATGACAGACATCCATCGCATCACCGACCCCGACGCCCGCTGGGCCGCCGTCCTCGACCGCGACGCCGCCGCGGACGGACACTTCGTTTACGCCGTGCAGAGCACGCGCATCTACTGCCGTCCGAGTTGTCCGTCGCGGAGGCCGCGGCGCGAGCGGGTGACGTTCTTCGACGCGCCGGCCGCTGCCGCGGGCGCGGGCTTTCGGGCCTGCCGCCGGTGCGCGCCCGACGCGGCGGGTACGGCACCTCGCACGCGCACCGCGGCCGCGGTCGAGCGCGCGCGGGCGCTCCTCGACGCCGCGGCCGCGGCGGGCGGCGACCGCGTGTCGCTCGGCGCGCTCGCCGGGGCGACGGGGGTGAGCGCGGCGCACCTGCAGCGTGCCTTCACCCGGATCGTCGGCGTCTCGCCCGCGCGCTACGCGGCCGCGCGGCGGGCGGCGCGATGGAAGGCGGCGCTCCGCCGCGAGGGGAGTGTGAGCCGCGCCACCTACAACGCGGGGTACGCGGCCGCGAGCCGCGCCTATGCCGTCGCCGATGCGCACCTCGGCATGACGCCGGCCGCCTACCGCCGCGGCGGCGCAGGCGTGCGTCTCTGGTGGACGACGTTCGACACGCCACTCGGCCGCGCCCTCGCCGCGGCGACGGCGCGCGGCGTGTGCGCAGTGCTGCTCGCGGGCGTGGGAGAGGACGACACGGCGCTGGAAGCCGCGCTCGCCGCGGAGTACCCCGCCGCGGAACGCCACCTGGCCGGGGACGCCGCCGATGACGACGGCGAGGTGGTTGCGGCGCTCGCCCTCCTGGACGCGACACTGGCGGCCGTGCGGGCACGGGCGGGTGGGCGGTCAGAGGCATCGCTGGCGACCGGAGACGTGCTTCCGGTCGACGCGGCCGGGACCGCGTGGCAGCGGCAGGTCTGGGACGCGCTCCGCGCGATCCCGGCAGGCGAAACGCGCACCTACGCCGAACTTGCGGCCGCGCTCGGCCGACCGACGGCGGCGCGGGCGGTCGCGCGGGCGTGCGCGACCAACCGCGTCGCGCTCGTCGTGCCGTGCCACCGCGTGGTGCCGGCAGGAGCGGCCGCGCGCAGGTTCGCGGCCGCCGCGGTGAGTGGTTACCGGTGGGGGCCGGCGCTCAAGGCGCGGCTCCTAACCATTGAACGCGCCGTCGCTCGCGACGACGCCCGAGGTGGCGCCGCCGAGGTCGACCGTCCCCAGCGCTGA
- the fecB gene encoding iron ABC transporter codes for MRVVSLCPSLTELVFALGRGDALVGRTKFCVHPAERVGAVEALGGTKDPKVARVVALRPDLVLLNEEENRREDAEALAAAGLRLHVSFPRDAPETAGMVRGVGEALGASGAAERIAGEIEARTARVRAGAAARAARGERPVRWAYLIWRRPWMAAGGGTFVSALLEQAGGTNVFAAAEVRYPEVTAAALRAADPNVVFLSSEPFPFAERHAEELVAETGLPRERFRFADGELLSWHGSRTVAGVDYADALLEDVRCRT; via the coding sequence ATGCGCGTCGTCTCCCTCTGCCCCTCGCTCACCGAACTCGTCTTCGCCCTCGGCCGCGGCGACGCGCTCGTCGGGCGCACCAAGTTCTGCGTGCACCCGGCCGAGCGCGTCGGCGCGGTCGAGGCGTTAGGCGGGACCAAGGACCCGAAGGTCGCCCGGGTCGTCGCGCTCCGCCCCGACCTCGTGCTGCTGAACGAGGAGGAGAACCGCCGCGAGGACGCGGAGGCGCTCGCGGCGGCCGGTCTCCGGCTGCACGTGAGCTTCCCGCGCGATGCGCCCGAAACGGCCGGCATGGTCCGGGGCGTCGGCGAGGCGTTAGGCGCGTCCGGCGCGGCCGAGCGGATCGCGGGCGAGATCGAGGCCCGCACGGCGCGGGTGCGGGCGGGCGCGGCGGCGCGCGCGGCCCGCGGCGAGCGCCCCGTACGCTGGGCGTACCTCATCTGGCGCCGCCCGTGGATGGCCGCGGGCGGCGGCACCTTCGTCTCGGCCCTGCTGGAGCAGGCGGGCGGGACGAACGTGTTCGCCGCGGCAGAGGTCCGCTACCCGGAGGTCACGGCCGCCGCCCTGCGAGCGGCGGACCCGAACGTGGTGTTCCTCTCGAGCGAGCCGTTCCCGTTCGCGGAGCGCCACGCCGAGGAGCTCGTCGCGGAAACCGGGCTGCCGCGCGAGCGGTTCCGCTTCGCGGACGGAGAGTTGCTCTCGTGGCACGGCTCGCGGACCGTGGCCGGGGTAGACTACGCGGACGCCTTGCTGGAGGACGTGCGATGTCGGACGTGA
- the pyrE gene encoding orotate phosphoribosyltransferase, with the protein MSTLSAESASTAQRRARLADLLAERSARRGTFTLASGRTSDLYIDARLTTMSPDGLALIGPLGLDLLAESGWLVDAVGGLTLGADPIAYAVAYASTVARGAGEWVRAFTVRKQPKAHGTGQRIEGPFRSSDRVAVVEDVITTGGSALQAVEAVRAAGGVVVGVLAIVDREEGGREAIEQAAGVPVLSLVRAAEVVGRLSLPG; encoded by the coding sequence CCCAGCGGCGCGCGCGCCTCGCCGACCTGCTCGCCGAGCGGTCGGCGAGGCGTGGGACCTTTACGCTGGCGTCGGGGCGCACGTCGGATCTGTACATCGACGCGCGGCTCACGACGATGAGTCCTGACGGCCTCGCGCTCATCGGCCCACTCGGCCTCGACCTGCTCGCCGAGTCCGGCTGGTTGGTCGACGCCGTCGGCGGGCTCACGCTCGGCGCGGATCCGATCGCCTACGCCGTGGCGTACGCGAGCACCGTCGCCCGCGGGGCGGGGGAGTGGGTGCGCGCTTTCACCGTGCGCAAGCAGCCGAAGGCGCACGGCACCGGGCAGCGCATCGAGGGGCCGTTCCGGTCGAGCGACCGGGTCGCGGTGGTGGAGGACGTGATCACGACGGGCGGCTCCGCGCTGCAGGCCGTCGAGGCGGTGCGGGCGGCCGGCGGCGTGGTCGTCGGCGTGCTCGCCATCGTCGACCGGGAGGAAGGAGGGCGTGAGGCGATCGAGCAAGCGGCTGGGGTCCCCGTCCTGTCGCTCGTGCGCGCCGCGGAAGTCGTTGGCCGGTTGAGCCTTCCCGGCTGA
- a CDS encoding MFS transporter, protein MTASRRLLAASAVGSLVEWYDFFVFATAAALVFDRAFFPRADPLAGTLLALMTYAVGFVTRPLGGVLFGALGDRRGRKRALVASLVLMGAATVGVGLLPTYAQAGPLAPALLVFLRLVQGVAVGGEVGGAVLLVAESLGVGRRGEWVAWPQTGGPAGNVAAAGVLALLTAGLTDAQFAAWGWRVAFLLSGALVGVGLWMRTRVEESPLFAAYQARAGRPRAPLGATVAAHWRALLTVFCVKAGENALFYVFTTFFVVWATKVLHRPRGMALAATLAASAVEVGVIVLAGRWSDRVGRRPVTAVGLVAAAGWAFALFWLGAPAGALGLTLLAVVGGAAHGVIVGGMSAFFVELFPTAARYTGFSLGYQLASVASGAVAPVVGVALLDRYGSTVPVSIYAALMTVPALVALARAPETRGRVLV, encoded by the coding sequence GTGACCGCCTCCCGCCGCCTCCTCGCGGCCAGCGCCGTCGGCAGTCTGGTCGAGTGGTACGACTTCTTCGTCTTCGCCACCGCGGCCGCGCTCGTCTTCGACCGCGCGTTCTTCCCGCGCGCCGACCCGCTCGCGGGCACGCTGCTCGCGCTGATGACCTACGCCGTGGGCTTCGTCACGCGCCCGTTAGGCGGCGTGCTCTTCGGCGCGCTCGGCGACCGCCGCGGGCGCAAGCGCGCGCTCGTCGCGAGCCTGGTGCTGATGGGCGCGGCGACGGTGGGCGTCGGGCTGCTGCCGACCTACGCGCAGGCCGGGCCGCTCGCGCCGGCGCTGCTGGTCTTCCTGCGGCTCGTGCAGGGCGTGGCCGTCGGCGGCGAGGTCGGCGGGGCGGTGCTGCTCGTCGCCGAGTCGTTAGGCGTCGGGCGGCGCGGCGAGTGGGTCGCGTGGCCGCAGACCGGCGGGCCCGCGGGGAACGTCGCGGCCGCGGGGGTGCTCGCGCTGCTCACGGCCGGGCTCACCGACGCGCAGTTCGCGGCGTGGGGCTGGCGCGTCGCCTTCCTGCTCTCGGGCGCGCTCGTGGGCGTGGGGCTCTGGATGCGCACGCGCGTCGAGGAGTCGCCGCTCTTCGCGGCCTACCAGGCCCGCGCCGGGCGCCCCCGCGCCCCGCTCGGCGCGACCGTCGCCGCGCACTGGCGGGCCCTGCTCACCGTGTTCTGCGTGAAGGCGGGCGAGAACGCGCTCTTCTACGTGTTCACGACGTTCTTCGTCGTCTGGGCGACGAAGGTGCTGCACCGCCCGCGCGGGATGGCCCTCGCGGCCACGCTCGCCGCGTCGGCCGTCGAGGTCGGCGTGATCGTGCTCGCCGGGCGGTGGTCCGACCGCGTCGGGCGGCGCCCCGTCACGGCCGTCGGGCTCGTCGCCGCGGCCGGGTGGGCGTTCGCGCTCTTCTGGTTGGGAGCCCCCGCCGGCGCGCTCGGCCTCACCCTCCTCGCCGTGGTCGGCGGGGCCGCGCACGGCGTGATCGTCGGCGGCATGTCGGCCTTCTTCGTCGAGCTCTTCCCGACGGCGGCGCGCTACACCGGCTTTTCGTTAGGCTACCAGCTCGCCTCGGTCGCGTCGGGGGCCGTCGCGCCGGTGGTCGGGGTGGCGCTGCTCGACCGCTACGGGTCGACGGTGCCCGTGTCCATCTACGCGGCGCTGATGACCGTGCCCGCGCTCGTCGCCCTCGCCCGCGCGCCAGAGACGCGCGGGCGCGTCCTGGTGTAA
- the mnmE gene encoding tRNA modification GTPase MnmE translates to MPDLLADTIAALATAPGRGGVAVLRVSGSDALAVAGRVAGADGAWPPPPRTAALRAARDPTTGRLLDRVLATVFPAPRSYTGEDVVELSTHGGLAAPAAVLAALVAAGARPALPGEFTRRAVLHGKLDLAQAEATGDLIDARTDAMRDVALRQLDGGLSRRIAALRDRVLDVEALLAYDVDFPDEDDGPVPRARVLAAAEAALADVDALLATVPAGQIARDGATVVLAGPPNAGKSSLFNALAGEARALVTPVAGTTRDALEVTIEQAGGGTATGRPPWPLRLVDTAGLRDTSDLVERLGVELSERWVRRAHVVLACGERAADVARTAAHVAALTDAPVLLVRTKADLPLDELDDSALLAVSAETGAGLSSLTAAAVDAVSARYGAPDPDLPLVTRERHRRALRDGRDELALFIDAWRSDTLPAVVAAVHLHAAAGALGAVIGGVDVEDVLDRVFQSFCVGK, encoded by the coding sequence ATGCCCGACCTGCTCGCCGACACGATCGCCGCCCTCGCTACCGCGCCCGGCCGCGGCGGCGTGGCCGTGCTGCGCGTGAGCGGCTCCGACGCGCTCGCGGTCGCGGGGCGCGTTGCGGGTGCAGACGGCGCTTGGCCGCCGCCGCCGCGCACCGCCGCCCTCCGTGCCGCCCGCGATCCGACGACCGGCCGCTTGCTCGACCGGGTGCTCGCGACCGTCTTCCCGGCCCCGCGCTCGTACACGGGCGAGGACGTGGTCGAGCTCTCCACCCACGGCGGCCTCGCCGCCCCTGCCGCGGTGCTCGCCGCGCTCGTCGCCGCCGGCGCGCGCCCGGCCCTCCCCGGCGAATTCACCCGCCGCGCCGTACTCCACGGCAAGCTCGACCTTGCGCAGGCCGAGGCGACGGGCGACCTGATCGACGCGCGCACCGACGCGATGCGCGACGTCGCGCTCCGCCAACTCGACGGCGGCCTTTCGCGCCGCATCGCCGCGCTCCGCGACCGCGTGCTCGACGTCGAAGCGCTCCTCGCCTACGACGTCGACTTCCCGGACGAGGACGACGGGCCGGTGCCGCGCGCCCGCGTCCTGGCCGCGGCGGAGGCGGCGCTCGCCGACGTCGACGCGCTGCTCGCGACGGTGCCGGCCGGGCAGATCGCGCGCGACGGGGCGACGGTCGTTCTCGCCGGCCCGCCGAACGCGGGGAAGTCGTCGCTGTTCAACGCGCTCGCGGGCGAGGCGCGGGCGCTCGTCACGCCGGTCGCGGGCACGACGCGCGACGCGCTTGAGGTCACCATCGAACAGGCGGGTGGCGGCACCGCCACGGGCCGCCCACCGTGGCCGCTCCGCCTCGTCGATACGGCGGGCCTCCGCGACACGTCCGACCTCGTCGAACGGCTCGGCGTCGAACTGAGCGAGCGCTGGGTGCGTCGCGCGCACGTCGTGCTCGCGTGCGGCGAGCGCGCGGCCGACGTTGCCCGCACCGCGGCCCACGTCGCCGCGCTCACCGACGCGCCGGTGCTCCTCGTGCGCACGAAGGCCGATCTCCCGCTGGACGAACTCGACGATTCTGCACTGCTTGCAGTGAGCGCAGAAACTGGCGCCGGACTGTCTTCATTAACGGCGGCCGCGGTCGACGCGGTGTCCGCCCGCTACGGCGCGCCCGACCCCGACCTCCCCCTCGTCACGCGCGAGCGCCACCGGCGCGCGCTCCGCGACGGGCGCGACGAGTTGGCGCTCTTCATCGACGCGTGGCGGAGCGACACGCTCCCGGCCGTGGTCGCCGCGGTCCACCTCCACGCGGCCGCCGGTGCACTCGGCGCCGTGATCGGCGGCGTCGACGTCGAGGACGTGCTCGACCGCGTCTTTCAGTCGTTCTGCGTGGGGAAGTGA